A stretch of Fundicoccus culcitae DNA encodes these proteins:
- the uidA gene encoding beta-glucuronidase, with product MLYPIDTPTRTTKDLSGIWRFKVDDEKGDFTPDQVLTDSLSLAVPASFNDQVSIDAIRNHVGYFWYQTDFQLPHLIAAERKVLRFGSATHEAWVYLNGQEIGHHKGGFTPFEMDITDIAVAGNNRLTVRLSNMLDHTTLPVGNYSETTDAHGRLVRQVDENFDFYNYAGIHRPVILYTTHKHYIDDIAINPQLNEDFSKAQINIAVKTHQLDQHQVLIELFDEEDQLVASGDLNEALVIENPQLWQPMKAYLYTAKVSLKDGSDILDSYSEPFGIRSVEVKEGKFLINGKPFYFKGFGKHEDTHIHGRGLDNAANVLDIQLMKRIGANSIRTSHYPYSEEMMRLCDREGIVVIDETTGVGIMESFNFDVSILEDGNFNDATFTSLDTTAAHEQVIRELITRDKNHACVVMWSIANEAATYSPGALEYFTPLFELARELDPQKRPLTLIHIMMSNPQTDLVSSLVDVICLNRYYGWYVSHGDLDTAEAQTRGELLAWQEKYPEKPIMYTEYGADTVAGLHSMEAAPFTEEFQEDYYAMNHRVFDEFDNFVGEQLWNFADFATKIGINRVQGNKKGIFTRDRQPKMTVRSISERWNHIPNFDYKA from the coding sequence ATGTTATATCCGATTGATACACCCACACGCACGACTAAAGATCTGAGTGGCATTTGGCGTTTTAAAGTCGATGACGAAAAAGGTGACTTCACACCTGACCAAGTCCTGACTGATAGTTTAAGCCTTGCTGTTCCAGCTTCCTTTAATGACCAAGTGTCCATTGACGCTATCCGCAACCACGTTGGCTACTTTTGGTATCAAACTGACTTCCAACTCCCCCACTTAATAGCTGCCGAACGTAAAGTTTTACGCTTTGGTTCCGCCACTCACGAGGCTTGGGTTTACCTAAATGGTCAAGAAATTGGTCACCATAAAGGTGGATTCACTCCTTTTGAAATGGATATCACCGACATTGCCGTTGCCGGTAACAACCGTTTGACCGTCCGCCTAAGCAATATGCTCGACCACACCACCTTGCCGGTCGGAAACTATTCCGAAACCACTGACGCCCACGGCCGTTTAGTGCGCCAAGTCGATGAAAACTTCGACTTCTATAATTACGCCGGCATCCATCGTCCCGTGATTTTATACACCACCCACAAACATTACATTGACGATATTGCGATTAACCCACAATTGAACGAGGATTTTTCAAAAGCCCAAATAAATATCGCTGTTAAAACCCATCAATTGGATCAACATCAAGTGTTGATTGAATTATTTGACGAAGAGGACCAATTAGTGGCTTCAGGCGACCTTAACGAAGCGCTTGTTATTGAAAACCCGCAGTTATGGCAACCAATGAAAGCCTATTTATATACTGCCAAAGTTTCCTTAAAAGACGGCTCCGATATACTCGACAGCTATAGCGAACCTTTTGGCATTCGAAGTGTTGAAGTCAAAGAAGGTAAATTTTTAATTAATGGAAAACCTTTCTACTTTAAAGGTTTTGGAAAACACGAAGACACGCATATCCACGGCCGCGGTTTAGACAATGCCGCTAATGTTCTAGATATTCAACTCATGAAACGTATCGGCGCCAACTCAATTAGAACGTCACATTATCCTTACTCTGAGGAAATGATGCGCCTCTGCGATCGCGAAGGGATTGTTGTGATTGATGAAACAACCGGTGTGGGAATCATGGAGTCCTTTAATTTTGATGTCAGTATCTTAGAAGATGGCAACTTTAATGACGCGACCTTTACTTCGCTTGACACGACGGCTGCCCATGAACAAGTCATCCGTGAACTGATTACGCGTGATAAAAATCATGCTTGTGTGGTTATGTGGTCTATCGCCAACGAAGCAGCTACTTATAGCCCTGGTGCCTTAGAATACTTTACACCTTTATTTGAATTAGCCCGTGAATTAGATCCACAAAAACGCCCCCTCACATTAATTCATATTATGATGTCGAATCCACAAACCGATTTAGTGAGTAGCTTAGTCGATGTTATTTGTTTAAATCGTTATTATGGATGGTATGTCAGCCATGGTGACTTAGACACAGCCGAAGCACAAACACGCGGTGAACTCTTGGCATGGCAAGAAAAATATCCTGAAAAACCAATTATGTATACTGAATACGGAGCTGATACGGTAGCCGGCTTGCATTCGATGGAAGCAGCGCCATTTACTGAGGAATTCCAAGAAGATTATTACGCCATGAACCACCGGGTGTTCGACGAATTCGACAACTTCGTCGGTGAGCAGTTGTGGAACTTTGCGGATTTTGCGACTAAAATAGGGATTAATCGTGTCCAAGGGAATAAAAAGGGGATATTTACTCGTGATCGTCAACCAAAAATGACCGTTCGCTCGATTTCCGAACGTTGGAATCATATTCCTAACTTTGATTATAAAGCTTAA
- the nrdD gene encoding anaerobic ribonucleoside-triphosphate reductase → MSEQIATPMNETYKSSQPIQVKKRDGQTVAYRLSQITRVLKQLLANEAVSVEALSQDVERIIFSQTSSEITTQRIALIVVQVLNNHKLYDAAEAYQAFSKKQQAYKASQYDVTSKLEELTSGSHTVVNENANKDSRVYNTARDLTAGVSAKAVGISMLPQAVANAHLKGDIHYHDLDYHPYSPMTNCCLIDFKGMLSEGFHIGNAEVESPRSINTATAQIAQIVANVASSQYGGCSADRIDEVLAPYARLNFEKHLQTAQEWIEDPAQHEKFAYNKTEKDIYDAMQSLEYEINTLYSSNGQTPFTTLGFGLGTDWFSRKIQEAILEVRIQGLGREKRTAIFPKLVFTLKDGVNLKPTDPNYDIKQKAVDCATKRMYPDVLMYDKIVELTGSFKAPMGCRSFLQGWTDENGVEVNSGRMNLGVVTLNIPRIAMEAQGDMEEFWTILDERMDVAKSALLYRIDRCREALPENAPIMYQYGAFGERLATDEPVDKLFKNKRATISLGFIGLYEAATTFYGPDWESNPEAKEFTLDILRKMKENTNAWGDEYGYHFSVYSTPSESLTDRFCRLDREKFGEVADITDKDYYTNSFHYDVRKDPTPFEKINFEKDYPQYTGGGFIHYCEYPNLRQNPAALEAVWDFAYDKIGYLGTNTPIDQCFECGFKGDFDPTARGFRCPQCGNSNPETCDVVKRTCGYLGNPQIRPMVKGRHKEISARVKHVKDEQINGEGTRAMNKETRMRILSHLDKY, encoded by the coding sequence ATGTCTGAACAAATAGCAACACCTATGAATGAAACTTATAAGTCAAGCCAACCCATCCAAGTGAAGAAACGTGATGGTCAGACTGTCGCTTACCGACTTTCTCAAATTACCCGCGTATTAAAGCAACTTTTGGCTAACGAAGCTGTGTCTGTTGAGGCACTGAGTCAAGACGTTGAGCGGATTATTTTTAGCCAAACAAGTAGTGAGATTACTACCCAACGCATTGCCTTGATTGTGGTTCAAGTGTTAAATAATCACAAATTGTATGATGCGGCTGAGGCTTATCAAGCTTTTTCGAAAAAACAACAAGCCTATAAAGCGTCCCAATATGATGTGACCTCAAAATTGGAGGAATTAACGTCTGGCTCCCACACAGTGGTCAATGAAAATGCCAACAAAGACAGCCGGGTGTATAATACAGCGCGTGACTTAACGGCGGGAGTTAGTGCTAAAGCGGTGGGCATTAGCATGTTGCCGCAAGCAGTGGCTAATGCCCATTTAAAAGGGGATATTCATTATCACGATCTTGATTATCATCCTTATTCACCGATGACGAACTGTTGCTTGATTGATTTTAAAGGGATGTTAAGTGAAGGCTTCCACATTGGTAATGCTGAAGTGGAGTCACCTCGTTCAATTAATACGGCTACGGCTCAAATTGCGCAAATCGTGGCGAATGTAGCCTCCTCTCAATATGGGGGGTGTAGTGCGGATCGAATCGATGAAGTTTTAGCACCTTATGCACGCTTGAACTTTGAGAAACATCTGCAAACCGCCCAAGAGTGGATTGAAGATCCCGCACAGCATGAAAAGTTTGCCTACAACAAAACAGAAAAAGATATTTATGACGCGATGCAAAGTTTAGAATATGAAATAAATACCTTGTATTCATCCAATGGACAAACGCCTTTTACCACTTTAGGTTTTGGTTTGGGGACAGACTGGTTTAGCCGTAAAATTCAAGAAGCCATTTTAGAGGTACGCATCCAAGGATTAGGTCGTGAAAAGAGAACCGCCATCTTCCCTAAATTGGTCTTTACTTTAAAAGATGGGGTTAATTTAAAACCAACCGACCCTAATTATGATATTAAACAAAAAGCGGTGGATTGCGCCACTAAGAGAATGTACCCCGATGTTTTAATGTACGACAAGATTGTTGAATTAACGGGAAGTTTTAAAGCACCGATGGGTTGTCGTTCCTTCTTACAAGGTTGGACCGATGAAAATGGCGTTGAAGTCAACAGTGGGCGGATGAATCTAGGCGTTGTCACACTCAATATCCCCCGGATAGCCATGGAAGCGCAGGGCGATATGGAAGAGTTTTGGACCATCTTGGATGAACGCATGGACGTTGCCAAGTCCGCTTTGTTGTACCGCATTGATCGTTGCCGTGAAGCCTTGCCAGAAAATGCACCAATTATGTATCAGTATGGGGCTTTTGGTGAACGCTTAGCGACCGATGAACCGGTGGATAAATTATTTAAAAACAAACGCGCAACCATTTCTTTAGGCTTTATTGGTTTATACGAAGCTGCGACTACTTTTTATGGTCCTGATTGGGAATCCAATCCTGAGGCCAAAGAATTTACCTTGGATATTTTACGTAAAATGAAAGAAAATACAAACGCTTGGGGTGACGAATATGGCTATCATTTCAGTGTTTATAGCACACCATCGGAAAGTTTAACCGACCGCTTCTGTCGTTTAGACCGCGAAAAGTTTGGGGAAGTTGCCGATATTACGGATAAAGATTACTACACTAATAGTTTCCATTATGATGTCCGCAAAGACCCAACTCCTTTTGAAAAAATAAATTTCGAAAAAGATTACCCGCAATATACGGGGGGTGGCTTTATTCATTATTGTGAATATCCTAATTTACGTCAAAATCCTGCTGCCTTAGAAGCTGTATGGGATTTTGCCTATGACAAAATTGGTTATTTAGGCACCAATACGCCGATTGACCAATGTTTCGAATGTGGTTTCAAGGGCGATTTCGATCCAACCGCACGTGGATTCCGTTGCCCACAATGTGGTAACAGCAACCCTGAAACGTGTGATGTGGTGAAAAGAACGTGTGGTTACTTAGGGAACCCACAAATTAGACCGATGGTTAAAGGGCGTCACAAAGAAATTAGTGCCCGAGTGAAACATGTAAAAGATGAACAAATTAATGGTGAAGGCACGCGTGCCATGAATAAAGAAACACGGATGCGTATTTTGAGCCATTTAGATAAGTATTAG
- the nrdG gene encoding anaerobic ribonucleoside-triphosphate reductase activating protein: MVYNPKPAEWTAERFTQRKIADYKPFNFVDGEGVRCSIYVSGCPFNCAGCYNKIVQDFNYGVDYTAELENQIIEDLRQPYVQGLTLLGGEPFLNTPVLLQLVKRVKQEFGDTKDIWSWSGYYYEELLEETDDKLELLSYVDILVDGRFELALRDLTLRFRGSSNQRIVDVRASRAAGELVLWMDGQYDAI; encoded by the coding sequence ATGGTTTATAATCCTAAACCGGCGGAGTGGACGGCCGAGCGATTTACCCAGCGCAAGATTGCGGATTACAAGCCCTTTAACTTTGTGGACGGGGAAGGCGTGCGCTGCAGCATTTATGTCAGTGGTTGTCCCTTCAATTGTGCTGGTTGCTATAATAAAATTGTGCAAGATTTTAATTATGGCGTGGACTATACGGCTGAACTTGAAAATCAAATTATAGAGGATTTGCGCCAGCCTTATGTGCAGGGCCTGACCTTGTTGGGTGGCGAGCCCTTTTTGAATACGCCGGTGTTGTTGCAGTTGGTAAAGCGCGTCAAGCAGGAGTTCGGGGACACCAAGGACATTTGGTCTTGGAGTGGTTACTACTACGAGGAGCTTTTGGAGGAGACCGACGACAAGTTGGAGCTATTGTCCTATGTCGATATTTTGGTCGATGGCCGCTTTGAGCTGGCTTTGCGCGATCTGACTTTGCGCTTTCGTGGCAGCAGTAATCAACGAATTGTTGATGTGCGTGCTAGTCGAGCGGCGGGCGAGTTGGTTTTGTGGATGGACGGCCAATATGATGCCATTTAA
- a CDS encoding DUF4386 domain-containing protein has translation MNTLQKSAKLVGVLFIIGTVSGIFSLNTASLLNAPDYLVLLAENETALKFGVLSVLIMGFSLSMMSVVLYPVIEAYSETLALGSVIFRGALELVCYLAIAISWLLLLSVSQSYVVSESRAMTEFHLMGETLQSMANLSGSVGLDLVFSLGSIMINYVLLKTNLLPKWLSIWDLVGAVLYLLTPIFLLLGYDLTFLQAVLGVQEMVMAAWLIVKGFNESAYLKILSV, from the coding sequence ATGAATACTTTACAAAAATCAGCTAAATTAGTGGGTGTTCTGTTTATCATCGGGACAGTTTCGGGTATTTTTAGTTTAAATACAGCTTCACTTTTGAATGCACCGGATTACCTTGTTTTGCTTGCAGAAAATGAAACCGCTCTTAAGTTCGGGGTGCTTTCTGTTTTGATAATGGGGTTTTCACTTTCTATGATGTCAGTGGTATTGTACCCGGTTATTGAAGCGTATAGTGAAACGTTAGCTCTTGGATCGGTTATTTTCAGAGGGGCTCTTGAACTCGTCTGTTACTTGGCGATTGCTATTTCTTGGCTTTTACTTTTGTCGGTTAGTCAAAGTTATGTTGTTAGTGAAAGTCGTGCTATGACTGAATTTCATTTAATGGGTGAGACTTTACAAAGCATGGCTAATTTGAGTGGAAGTGTTGGGTTAGATTTGGTATTTAGTTTAGGATCGATTATGATTAACTATGTATTGCTTAAGACAAACTTGTTGCCAAAGTGGTTATCGATTTGGGACTTGGTTGGGGCTGTGCTGTATTTGCTGACGCCAATATTTTTGCTGTTAGGTTATGATTTGACGTTTTTGCAGGCTGTTCTAGGTGTGCAAGAAATGGTTATGGCAGCTTGGTTAATTGTGAAAGGCTTTAATGAATCTGCTTATCTTAAAATATTATCCGTTTGA
- a CDS encoding HD domain-containing protein, whose product MIHPDLQNYFENEIIPQYKNFDGAHQPDHVYQIIENSLEIAADYEVDLDMVYTIAVYHDIGLQQGRQGHEAASRQLIEGDIYLKGFFTEEQIQVMGEAAEDHRASRQEPPRSIYGKIIAEADRDIQFDRVLERCIQFQLSYAPHATMEENYKAVYSHMIEKYGANSYMHFWLNTDKNTQQIKEIRDILADESQFKPLFIQSYQNIAKS is encoded by the coding sequence ATGATTCATCCGGACTTACAGAATTATTTTGAAAATGAAATTATTCCCCAATACAAAAACTTTGATGGGGCGCATCAACCAGACCATGTTTATCAAATTATTGAGAATAGCTTAGAAATAGCGGCAGATTATGAGGTTGACCTTGATATGGTATACACCATTGCGGTTTATCACGATATTGGATTGCAACAAGGGCGACAGGGGCATGAAGCCGCATCACGCCAGTTGATTGAAGGGGATATTTATTTAAAGGGGTTTTTTACAGAGGAGCAAATTCAAGTGATGGGTGAGGCGGCGGAGGATCATCGCGCTTCAAGGCAGGAGCCGCCGCGGTCGATTTATGGCAAAATTATCGCCGAAGCAGACCGCGACATCCAATTCGACCGCGTCTTGGAACGCTGCATTCAATTTCAATTGAGCTACGCACCCCATGCTACCATGGAAGAAAATTACAAGGCCGTATACAGCCACATGATTGAAAAATACGGCGCAAATTCTTACATGCACTTTTGGCTGAACACAGACAAAAACACTCAACAAATCAAAGAAATCCGTGACATTTTAGCCGACGAATCACAATTCAAACCCCTTTTTATCCAAAGCTACCAAAACATCGCAAAATCATAA
- a CDS encoding ArgE/DapE family deacylase yields MEREEKIAVLQDVMRMKSVNDHETEVATYLKDLLAEHGIDSELVHYEGDRSNLVAELHGAEAGKVLGISGHLDVVAAGDESEWIHPPFDAVIEDGKLYGRGSTDMKAGTVGLVIAMIELKESGRPFKGTIKLLATFGEEIGTLGSKQLTSLGYADDLDGLLIAEPSGPNELVSAHKGSISYKVVSKGKSSHSSMPGEGINAINQLNAFITRANASMQEVADEYESEKLGRTTQAITLISGGTQINSIPERAELEGNIRSIAEYDNDKIQARLTAIIDEINQEIDGSLELTFTQNNFPVDKPSDNDLILAAQKVVGDLPVVGISPTTDGAQFTQADNHFDFLIFGPGEPSLPHQLNEFVKVEEYLSFIDIFQDIFVTYLA; encoded by the coding sequence ATGGAACGTGAAGAGAAGATTGCGGTCTTGCAAGATGTGATGCGGATGAAGTCGGTGAATGATCACGAGACTGAGGTGGCGACTTACTTGAAGGATTTGCTAGCGGAACATGGGATTGATTCGGAGCTGGTGCATTATGAAGGTGACCGGAGTAATTTGGTGGCTGAGTTGCATGGGGCTGAAGCGGGGAAAGTCTTGGGTATTAGTGGGCATTTGGATGTGGTGGCTGCTGGGGACGAATCGGAATGGATTCATCCGCCGTTTGATGCGGTGATTGAAGATGGCAAACTTTATGGTCGTGGATCAACGGACATGAAAGCAGGGACGGTTGGTTTGGTCATCGCCATGATTGAGTTGAAAGAATCTGGTCGTCCATTTAAAGGGACAATCAAATTGTTGGCGACTTTTGGTGAAGAAATCGGCACGCTAGGAAGCAAGCAATTAACTTCTTTGGGTTATGCGGATGATTTAGATGGTTTGTTGATTGCTGAACCGAGTGGACCCAATGAATTGGTTTCGGCGCATAAAGGCTCCATCAGCTATAAAGTGGTTTCGAAAGGTAAGTCTTCGCATAGTTCGATGCCTGGTGAGGGGATTAATGCCATTAACCAGCTGAACGCATTTATTACACGCGCGAATGCGTCCATGCAAGAAGTGGCAGATGAATATGAAAGTGAAAAATTAGGTCGGACGACGCAAGCGATTACGTTGATTAGTGGGGGAACGCAGATTAATAGCATTCCTGAGCGTGCAGAACTTGAAGGCAATATTCGTTCGATCGCGGAATATGATAACGATAAAATTCAAGCGAGATTAACAGCGATTATTGATGAAATTAATCAAGAAATCGACGGCAGTCTTGAGCTGACTTTCACACAAAATAATTTTCCGGTGGATAAACCGAGTGATAATGATTTAATTTTGGCTGCACAAAAAGTGGTTGGTGATTTGCCTGTGGTGGGAATTTCGCCAACAACGGATGGAGCCCAGTTTACGCAAGCGGACAATCATTTTGACTTCTTAATTTTTGGTCCTGGCGAACCTAGCCTGCCCCATCAATTAAATGAATTTGTCAAAGTAGAGGAGTACCTGTCATTTATTGACATTTTCCAAGATATTTTCGTGACTTATTTAGCATAA
- a CDS encoding GNAT family N-acetyltransferase, with amino-acid sequence MNIEGFASLSPNQMEAITALERLVHQHDGSYRNIYLENRFNFDPAMPAFWLATENQQLVGFLAIYADTQEDAEFSVIVHPAYRRQKIASQLVAAAKNIVRQYQIKQVIYVAELSFIQQSPSWQEKFRWNPSETELIMQTPQLNIPASRAVSAYKLRQVAQADGPAIARIQRETFGASEDETKRDLAAAFEDESHRLYVFIDEAGQVVGSTSVNLTPDHYYFFGLAVGLDYQNQGVASACIPLLMQELWQEKPLPFRLAVNKDNGAARHVYGKCGFEEITEVVYLSEK; translated from the coding sequence ATGAATATTGAAGGTTTTGCTTCATTGAGCCCAAATCAAATGGAAGCAATTACGGCGTTAGAGCGTCTGGTTCACCAACATGACGGGAGTTATCGCAATATTTATTTAGAAAATCGGTTTAATTTTGACCCTGCTATGCCGGCATTTTGGCTAGCTACTGAAAATCAACAGCTGGTTGGCTTTCTTGCGATATACGCTGACACGCAGGAAGATGCCGAATTTTCGGTCATCGTCCATCCGGCGTATCGGCGCCAAAAAATCGCTAGCCAGTTGGTGGCGGCCGCTAAAAACATTGTGCGGCAATACCAAATCAAGCAAGTCATTTACGTCGCCGAATTGAGCTTCATCCAACAATCCCCCTCATGGCAAGAAAAATTCCGTTGGAATCCCAGTGAAACAGAACTAATCATGCAAACTCCTCAACTAAATATCCCTGCGTCTCGCGCTGTGAGTGCTTATAAACTGCGCCAAGTGGCGCAAGCCGATGGTCCTGCTATTGCTCGGATACAAAGGGAGACGTTTGGTGCTAGTGAGGATGAAACCAAGCGCGACCTTGCGGCAGCTTTTGAAGATGAGTCACACCGCTTGTATGTTTTTATCGATGAGGCAGGTCAGGTTGTTGGGTCGACTTCGGTCAATTTAACACCAGACCATTACTACTTTTTCGGTTTAGCTGTCGGGTTGGATTATCAGAATCAAGGGGTAGCGTCGGCTTGTATTCCATTACTAATGCAGGAACTTTGGCAAGAAAAGCCTTTGCCCTTTCGCTTAGCCGTTAATAAGGATAACGGGGCAGCCCGTCATGTTTATGGAAAGTGTGGGTTTGAAGAAATAACCGAAGTAGTGTATCTGAGTGAGAAATAA
- a CDS encoding ABC-F family ATP-binding cassette domain-containing protein: MIVLQANQVARRFADTVLYEDVSFSIQTNDRIALVGRNGAGKSTLIKQIMGTEPLSSGTISKARDVRIGYLEQHVAIDSTRTIWEEMLYVFRDTLTMRDQAAVVAEELAALSDDPSSEAYQDALNTYDRLLVQLEEENAYAIESEIRTVLHGFRFYEEDYDTPVQSLSGGQKTRLALSQLLLMKYDLLILDEPTNHLDMDMLAWLEQYLLSYRGALLIVSHDRYFLDKVANQVLELRLNTLHTYKGNYSYYIEEKANRMEQEMKQYTQQQAQISKLEDFVARNLVRASTTKRAQSRRKQLEKMERIEKPQQDARAPRIQFIAENNSGERVIEANDLAIGYAPDNLIASNLNMDLRRHDAIAIVGPNGVGKTTFLKTLIGVLEPLAGSFQLGTGVSIGYYEQNVNTLDPELTVLETLWQAHDNTDEWKIRSILGSFLFTGETVEKKVSMLSGGEKARLSLALLATEHDNTLLLDEPTNHLDIDSKEILEEAMIEYNGTLLFVSHDRYFINRIATKILEISADGSTLYLGDYDYYIAKKAELAAIEALKNAETSPVNVSNTKPTTAQSYEQSKILKRELRKLNITVDQSLQLNDALEAKIESLHESMATASQENDQARLHDLTLELNELVRQQEETLEQWETASLELEAFLEEHPELKG; encoded by the coding sequence ATGATTGTATTACAAGCCAATCAGGTTGCTAGACGATTTGCTGACACGGTTCTTTATGAAGATGTGTCTTTTAGTATCCAAACCAATGACCGCATTGCCCTAGTTGGGCGGAATGGTGCGGGTAAATCAACCTTAATTAAACAAATAATGGGAACTGAACCTTTATCCAGTGGGACGATTTCAAAAGCGCGCGATGTTAGGATTGGCTATTTGGAACAACATGTGGCGATTGATTCGACTCGGACGATTTGGGAAGAGATGCTTTATGTTTTCCGTGATACCCTCACCATGCGTGATCAAGCGGCGGTGGTGGCGGAAGAACTAGCTGCCTTATCCGATGACCCAAGCAGTGAGGCCTATCAAGATGCTTTGAACACTTATGATCGTCTATTGGTTCAATTGGAAGAAGAAAATGCTTATGCGATTGAATCAGAAATCCGGACGGTTTTGCATGGATTCCGCTTTTATGAAGAAGATTACGATACCCCGGTCCAATCCTTGTCAGGCGGGCAAAAAACACGTTTAGCTTTATCGCAGCTTCTCTTAATGAAGTACGATTTGCTCATTTTAGATGAGCCGACCAACCATTTGGATATGGATATGTTAGCTTGGTTAGAACAGTATTTACTGAGTTATCGCGGGGCTTTACTCATTGTCTCACATGATCGTTATTTTTTAGATAAAGTGGCCAATCAAGTCCTTGAACTCCGACTAAATACCTTGCATACCTATAAGGGGAATTATTCGTATTATATTGAAGAAAAAGCCAATCGCATGGAACAAGAAATGAAACAATATACCCAGCAACAAGCGCAAATTAGTAAATTAGAAGATTTCGTTGCCCGTAATCTCGTGCGTGCTTCGACCACCAAACGGGCTCAAAGCCGCCGCAAACAACTTGAAAAAATGGAACGCATTGAAAAACCGCAACAAGATGCACGCGCACCGCGTATCCAATTTATTGCTGAAAATAACAGCGGCGAGCGTGTCATCGAAGCCAACGATTTAGCGATTGGCTACGCGCCAGACAACTTGATTGCGTCCAACCTTAATATGGATTTACGTCGCCACGATGCGATTGCTATCGTTGGTCCTAATGGGGTTGGGAAAACAACCTTTTTGAAAACGCTCATTGGAGTGCTTGAACCTTTAGCGGGATCCTTTCAATTGGGAACTGGCGTTTCCATTGGTTATTATGAGCAAAATGTGAATACCTTGGATCCTGAGTTGACTGTGCTTGAAACCTTATGGCAAGCCCATGACAACACTGATGAATGGAAAATCCGTAGTATTTTAGGGAGTTTCTTATTCACGGGCGAGACCGTTGAAAAGAAAGTCTCGATGCTGAGTGGTGGAGAAAAAGCCCGTCTGTCTTTAGCCTTGTTGGCCACCGAACATGACAACACCTTGTTACTCGACGAGCCAACCAACCACTTAGACATCGACAGCAAGGAAATTCTTGAGGAAGCGATGATTGAATATAATGGCACCCTTTTGTTTGTTTCACACGACCGTTATTTCATCAACCGCATCGCAACCAAAATTTTGGAAATTTCCGCTGACGGCTCGACGTTGTATCTCGGGGATTACGATTATTACATCGCCAAAAAAGCGGAGCTCGCCGCCATTGAAGCCCTGAAAAACGCCGAAACGTCTCCCGTGAATGTTTCAAACACCAAGCCAACCACCGCTCAATCTTACGAACAAAGCAAGATCTTAAAACGCGAACTACGTAAACTAAATATCACTGTTGATCAGTCACTTCAATTAAACGACGCGCTTGAAGCAAAAATTGAATCGCTCCATGAGTCAATGGCCACTGCTTCTCAAGAAAACGATCAAGCTCGACTGCATGATTTAACCCTTGAATTAAACGAGCTAGTACGCCAGCAAGAAGAAACATTGGAACAATGGGAAACCGCTAGTTTAGAGTTAGAAGCTTTTTTAGAAGAACATCCTGAGTTGAAGGGATAA
- a CDS encoding redox-sensing transcriptional repressor Rex — translation MNKEIPKATARRLPIYHRYLRFLQNAGKKRVSSTELADAVKVDSATIRRDFSYFGALGKRGYGYDVDYLLEFFGKTLNQDRLTNVALVGVGSLGNALINYNFRKNHNVRIGAAFDINPEVIGTIRSGVPIYSMDDLEEMIEQQQIEVVILSVPQEAASSVVDRLVKSGIRGILNFTPLRFDVPKSVRVQNVDLTNELLTLIYFIDSNMDDADDDSAYFEQN, via the coding sequence ATGAACAAAGAAATACCAAAAGCAACAGCCCGAAGGTTACCAATTTACCATCGTTATTTACGTTTCTTGCAAAATGCAGGAAAAAAACGTGTCTCTTCTACTGAACTTGCTGATGCCGTTAAAGTAGACAGTGCGACCATCAGACGTGATTTCTCATACTTTGGTGCTTTAGGTAAACGAGGATATGGCTATGATGTCGATTATTTGTTAGAATTTTTTGGGAAAACACTCAATCAAGATCGCTTGACTAACGTTGCGCTCGTTGGGGTTGGGAGTTTAGGTAATGCACTGATCAACTATAATTTCAGAAAAAATCACAATGTCCGTATCGGAGCTGCTTTCGATATCAATCCTGAAGTCATCGGAACCATTCGTTCCGGCGTGCCAATCTACTCCATGGATGATCTTGAAGAAATGATTGAACAACAACAAATTGAAGTAGTTATTTTATCAGTTCCGCAAGAAGCCGCCAGCTCTGTCGTTGATCGCCTTGTTAAATCAGGCATCCGTGGCATCTTGAACTTTACGCCACTACGCTTTGATGTCCCTAAATCGGTTCGCGTGCAAAACGTCGACCTAACCAATGAATTATTGACACTAATCTACTTTATTGACAGCAATATGGATGATGCCGATGATGATTCGGCATATTTCGAACAAAACTAA